A region of Deltaproteobacteria bacterium DNA encodes the following proteins:
- a CDS encoding sensor histidine kinase yields the protein MLFFQKKLFFKLLGFLIPTSIIGVALTTLFLTEISRQFSRSQAGSFCEYLSEDMGSRIQFFLDQLGDTLELIATSIELGKPGELQQKVTLLGIRDDLPYVRFASLIERDGQVGLSSTTRKSEVMDKYRRLEFGDRIFSGPCLTSILRDEEGFPLMYATVPVHFRQRVERILFLELDARYFYQMFTSMVGLPGIILELIESKGMVVATNLVQNTFEASHVPYAYYLSHVGKGQRNRWEEEIQGEENLIHMRFYPETGWVFVVRGVYSRLFAQKAELYMESILIGAFMIWLCTVVGMYAARRFLKPIRSLHESAIAISRGDFSQKVNATSHDEVGRLAWDFDLMRSNLLDHIERELKAVEEKARLQNLAAMGEAASKVNHEIGNRLSNISMLLDLHRNQGISGSGQAFFQAIEQNVERIDQICRDFSRFSRSKFIHPEILPVQSFLSSIVEQNRLVLEKYGVTAELEVESDLPAIWADPGLLEHVFNNLIHNSLDAMSEGGTIHISARAWDHRLVVDFLDSGPGIAKEMHQTIFDPFFTTKRGKGTGLGLSIVRSVVQAHEGEVNCVEDGGGAHFVLTFPLWRSQGKKRTLEPEIPKVREETIEREARTS from the coding sequence ATGCTTTTTTTCCAAAAGAAATTGTTCTTCAAGCTTCTTGGCTTCCTGATCCCTACCTCCATCATCGGCGTTGCCCTCACTACCCTGTTTCTGACGGAAATCAGCCGGCAATTCAGCCGATCGCAGGCAGGGAGCTTCTGCGAATATCTGTCCGAGGACATGGGAAGCAGGATACAATTCTTCCTGGACCAGTTGGGAGACACCCTGGAATTGATTGCGACCTCCATAGAGTTGGGAAAACCCGGAGAGCTGCAGCAGAAAGTGACTCTTCTCGGGATCAGGGACGACCTGCCGTATGTTCGATTCGCCTCATTGATCGAAAGAGACGGACAGGTCGGCCTCTCGAGCACCACCCGCAAGTCCGAGGTTATGGATAAATATCGACGTCTGGAATTCGGTGATCGAATATTCTCCGGACCCTGTCTGACCAGTATCCTGAGGGACGAAGAAGGATTCCCCCTCATGTACGCTACGGTTCCCGTACACTTCAGACAGCGTGTGGAACGGATCCTGTTCCTCGAATTGGACGCACGCTATTTCTATCAAATGTTCACGTCCATGGTCGGTCTTCCAGGAATCATTCTGGAGCTGATTGAATCCAAGGGCATGGTGGTTGCCACCAATCTCGTGCAAAATACCTTCGAGGCCTCCCATGTGCCTTATGCGTACTACCTCAGCCATGTCGGTAAAGGACAAAGGAACCGCTGGGAGGAGGAAATCCAGGGCGAGGAGAACCTCATTCACATGCGATTCTACCCCGAGACGGGATGGGTGTTTGTTGTGCGCGGGGTATATTCGAGGTTGTTCGCGCAAAAAGCCGAACTCTACATGGAAAGCATCCTGATCGGGGCGTTCATGATCTGGCTTTGCACCGTAGTGGGCATGTACGCGGCGCGCCGATTCTTGAAACCCATCCGAAGCCTCCACGAATCCGCGATCGCCATTTCCCGGGGAGATTTTTCACAAAAAGTCAACGCAACGAGTCATGACGAGGTGGGGAGACTCGCCTGGGATTTCGACTTGATGCGATCCAATCTCCTGGATCATATTGAGCGGGAGTTAAAAGCTGTCGAGGAGAAGGCCAGGCTCCAAAATCTGGCCGCCATGGGAGAAGCGGCAAGCAAAGTGAACCATGAAATAGGAAATCGTTTGAGCAATATCTCCATGTTGCTGGACCTTCATCGGAACCAAGGTATTTCCGGGTCGGGCCAGGCCTTTTTTCAGGCTATCGAGCAGAATGTGGAGCGCATCGATCAGATCTGCCGCGACTTCTCGAGATTTTCCAGGTCCAAATTCATTCACCCTGAAATATTGCCGGTTCAAAGCTTTCTCTCCTCCATTGTTGAGCAGAATCGGCTTGTGCTGGAAAAATACGGTGTGACTGCGGAGCTCGAGGTCGAGTCCGATCTTCCGGCTATTTGGGCGGACCCCGGGTTGTTGGAGCACGTGTTTAACAACTTGATCCATAACTCGTTGGACGCCATGTCGGAGGGAGGGACCATTCATATTTCCGCTCGAGCTTGGGACCACAGACTCGTTGTGGATTTCCTTGACTCCGGTCCGGGCATTGCGAAAGAAATGCACCAAACCATATTCGATCCATTTTTCACCACCAAACGGGGGAAAGGGACCGGCCTCGGACTGAGTATCGTCCGATCCGTCGTTCAGGCCCACGAAGGAGAAGTCAACTGTGTGGAAGATGGCGGTGGGGCTCACTTTGTGTTAACGTTTCCGCTCTGGCGTTCACAGGGGAAAAAGCGCACACTCGAACCGGAGATTCCAAAAGTCAGGGAAGAAACGATCGAACGGGAAGCGAGGACCTCTTGA
- a CDS encoding sigma-54-dependent Fis family transcriptional regulator, translating into MKDFSTSKILLVDDNEEFLDIMSQLGKSSGFTFTTCSSPLRAINLLSQEEWDAVITDITMPEMSGLDLFRIVQDHDPRLPVIIITQYGSTEGAVEALKEGAYHYFEKPIRKDQELFWQTLRQGIIKMWQERELERLRKEKSLEKQVPAEILGISENVQEVKAAIREVAKYEIDLLITGETGTGKGLVARAIHDLSPRREGVFLTVNSAELPETLLETALFGHEKGAYTGAATRSQGYFETVNGGTLFLDEIGDASPALQTKLLRVLEEKTYQRVGGSERFRSDFRLVTATNMDLMKAIENGAFRRDLYHRINIYTIHLDPLRKRKEDISILARFFCRQLRMETGIEVEGITSQAEDLLHSYHWPGNVRELRNVVLRASVSCQGKMLRSPDIARHIPIGLDDADRAGSLHLKEMERRMIRLALVRAENNQTLAAKLLGVSRNTLISKIKAYGMEEELDSIAQNLGNPE; encoded by the coding sequence TTGAAAGATTTTTCGACATCGAAGATCCTACTGGTTGATGACAACGAAGAATTCCTCGACATTATGTCGCAGTTGGGCAAGTCCAGCGGTTTCACTTTCACTACCTGCTCCTCGCCGCTCCGGGCCATCAACCTGCTGTCGCAGGAAGAATGGGACGCCGTGATAACGGATATCACCATGCCGGAAATGAGCGGGTTGGACCTATTTCGAATCGTTCAGGACCACGATCCGCGTCTGCCCGTGATTATCATCACCCAGTACGGCAGTACGGAAGGAGCGGTTGAAGCCTTAAAAGAGGGCGCCTACCACTACTTCGAAAAGCCGATCAGAAAAGATCAGGAACTGTTCTGGCAAACGCTCAGGCAAGGCATCATCAAAATGTGGCAAGAGCGGGAACTGGAACGTCTGAGGAAAGAGAAGTCATTAGAAAAGCAAGTACCCGCGGAAATTCTGGGAATCTCGGAAAATGTCCAAGAGGTGAAAGCGGCCATCAGAGAAGTGGCCAAGTATGAAATCGACCTGCTGATTACGGGGGAAACCGGAACCGGTAAAGGATTGGTGGCCCGCGCCATCCATGATCTCAGTCCACGCAGGGAAGGCGTCTTCCTGACCGTAAACAGCGCAGAACTACCCGAAACGCTGCTGGAAACCGCTCTTTTCGGACATGAAAAAGGTGCATATACCGGCGCCGCCACGAGAAGTCAGGGCTACTTTGAAACGGTGAACGGCGGCACGCTGTTTCTCGACGAAATCGGTGATGCGTCGCCCGCCTTACAGACGAAACTTCTGAGGGTCTTGGAAGAAAAGACGTACCAACGAGTCGGAGGGAGCGAGCGTTTTCGTTCCGATTTCCGGCTCGTAACCGCCACCAACATGGACTTGATGAAGGCGATCGAAAACGGTGCGTTTCGGCGGGATCTCTATCACAGGATCAATATTTATACGATACACCTTGATCCGCTGCGCAAGAGAAAAGAAGACATCAGCATTTTGGCCCGCTTCTTCTGCAGACAGTTGAGAATGGAGACAGGAATCGAAGTGGAAGGCATCACTTCTCAAGCGGAGGACCTTCTCCACTCCTACCATTGGCCCGGAAATGTCCGGGAATTGAGAAACGTGGTGCTCCGCGCCAGCGTTTCGTGTCAGGGCAAAATGCTTCGAAGCCCAGACATCGCTCGGCACATTCCTATCGGACTGGATGATGCGGATCGCGCCGGCTCGCTCCACCTGAAAGAAATGGAGCGGCGTATGATTCGCCTTGCTCTGGTCAGAGCTGAAAACAACCAAACCTTGGCCGCCAAACTGCTTGGGGTCAGTCGAAATACGCTCATTTCGAAAATCAAGGCCTATGGCATGGAGGAGGAATTGGATTCCATTGCTCAAAATCTGGGCAATCCGGAGTAG
- a CDS encoding nitroreductase family protein — protein MMDLSTLRISEELIPNWLGISHEKGALSVYDTVRAIIETRRSIREYSERPVTTETLQELIEIANWAPSPENAQNWRIVVVRNPEMLDRIKRFLTIAFDKQIKEKLGKALEEKPKVVSRTRGFFSTLGGAPAMIFVFVVPSGHGVEIDMQSAAAWTQTFLLASHSKGLATCWFAGVLYCEDEIRNELQVSEGRLANGITLGYPSKSRLYVPKRKNYPDALKWID, from the coding sequence ATGATGGATTTATCTACATTACGCATTTCGGAAGAGCTTATTCCTAATTGGCTGGGAATTTCCCATGAGAAAGGCGCGCTGTCCGTTTACGATACGGTACGGGCGATCATCGAAACGCGGCGCAGCATACGGGAATACTCGGAAAGGCCCGTGACTACGGAGACGCTTCAGGAGCTGATTGAAATTGCCAACTGGGCTCCCTCTCCTGAGAATGCACAGAATTGGAGAATCGTCGTGGTTCGGAATCCGGAAATGCTCGACAGAATCAAACGATTCCTGACCATCGCCTTTGATAAACAGATCAAGGAAAAGCTTGGAAAGGCGCTCGAAGAGAAGCCGAAAGTTGTTTCGCGTACACGAGGTTTCTTTTCTACCTTGGGCGGCGCCCCGGCAATGATCTTCGTTTTCGTGGTTCCAAGCGGTCATGGTGTGGAAATCGACATGCAATCGGCTGCGGCCTGGACCCAGACTTTTCTTCTCGCTTCCCACTCAAAAGGACTGGCCACTTGTTGGTTCGCCGGAGTGCTGTATTGTGAAGATGAGATCCGAAACGAACTCCAGGTGTCGGAAGGCCGGCTGGCTAACGGCATAACCCTCGGCTATCCATCCAAAAGCCGACTCTACGTGCCCAAACGGAAGAATTATCCCGACGCCCTGAAATGGATCGACTGA